From a single Bacillus pseudomycoides DSM 12442 genomic region:
- the tagH gene encoding teichoic acids export ABC transporter ATP-binding subunit TagH, with protein MNESVRFHNVTKKYKMHSKNSEKLKDILYPGGFGEDFYALRNLEFEAQKGDVIGIVGVNGSGKSTMSNLIAGITPPTTGSIDIKGKVALIAIAAGLNNQLSGRENIELKCLMMGMSKAQIEKLTPEIIDFADIGKFIDMPVKKYSSGMKSRLGFAISVSINPDVLVIDEALSVGDQTFADKCLNRMNEFKEQGKTIFFVSHSLGQVKKFCTKALWLEYGEIRDYGPIEEVMPKYESFLKEYKAMSKEEQQNFKKEAMEKQAGKGLAEVNIASKEVPKEVPKEASNYAPRLSGAHVHSKNNRIKRKYIAGLIGVLLITTISGLTYWQRDNIFSPLQAKEQKKEQSRQAKVVKQEKNPLADLDVRYVNSAKARVRSVPALEGQAIATMVFGTPFVVKDQKKDEKSGVNWLKAIYDNGEEGWVSEEIVSSIPFTHALSYEDVVNKIKKLEGTSQNLEQALTFLGKRKEDVTSIIGIPQNEEKVPEGVLTKYKEIDVLYNNQLIVKQVSLKNVNILKATLLEQLGEAQLKNEDSSLLIYRSDKFDFKFASNGSTIEQIFISDMLK; from the coding sequence ATGAATGAATCAGTGAGGTTTCATAATGTAACAAAAAAATATAAAATGCATAGCAAAAACTCTGAGAAATTAAAGGATATTCTGTATCCTGGAGGATTTGGTGAAGACTTTTATGCATTAAGAAATTTAGAATTTGAGGCTCAAAAAGGCGATGTTATTGGTATTGTTGGGGTAAATGGTTCTGGGAAATCTACAATGTCTAATTTGATTGCTGGAATTACACCGCCTACAACTGGAAGTATAGACATAAAAGGGAAAGTCGCACTTATTGCAATCGCAGCTGGTCTTAATAATCAATTGTCAGGTAGAGAAAACATTGAGCTTAAATGCTTAATGATGGGAATGAGTAAAGCACAAATTGAAAAGTTAACACCTGAAATTATTGATTTTGCTGATATAGGTAAGTTTATTGATATGCCAGTAAAAAAATATTCTAGCGGGATGAAATCGCGTTTAGGATTCGCGATTTCAGTTAGTATTAATCCAGATGTACTCGTAATTGATGAAGCTTTATCAGTAGGTGATCAAACATTTGCTGATAAATGTTTAAACCGTATGAATGAATTTAAAGAACAGGGCAAAACAATATTTTTTGTTAGCCATTCTTTAGGACAAGTGAAAAAATTCTGTACAAAGGCTCTATGGCTTGAATACGGTGAAATTAGAGACTATGGTCCTATTGAGGAAGTAATGCCGAAGTATGAAAGTTTCTTAAAAGAATATAAGGCAATGAGTAAAGAAGAGCAGCAAAACTTCAAAAAAGAAGCAATGGAGAAACAGGCGGGAAAAGGGTTGGCAGAGGTAAATATTGCTTCAAAGGAGGTTCCAAAAGAGGTTCCAAAAGAAGCTTCCAATTATGCACCTAGATTAAGTGGAGCGCATGTTCACAGTAAGAATAATCGAATCAAACGTAAGTATATTGCTGGCTTAATTGGTGTATTACTAATTACAACTATAAGTGGATTGACGTATTGGCAAAGGGATAATATCTTTTCTCCTTTACAGGCTAAAGAACAAAAGAAAGAACAATCTAGACAAGCAAAGGTTGTTAAACAAGAGAAGAATCCATTAGCTGATTTAGATGTTCGGTATGTAAATTCTGCTAAAGCTCGTGTGAGAAGTGTGCCAGCGTTAGAGGGACAAGCGATTGCTACTATGGTATTTGGAACACCTTTTGTGGTAAAGGATCAGAAAAAAGATGAAAAATCTGGGGTCAATTGGTTGAAGGCTATTTATGATAATGGGGAAGAAGGATGGGTTAGTGAAGAGATAGTAAGCTCAATTCCATTTACTCATGCATTATCTTATGAGGATGTTGTAAATAAAATAAAAAAATTAGAAGGTACTTCTCAAAATCTGGAACAAGCCCTTACTTTTTTAGGTAAGCGTAAAGAGGATGTTACTAGTATAATAGGTATTCCTCAAAATGAAGAAAAAGTACCAGAAGGAGTACTAACAAAATATAAAGAAATTGATGTTTTATATAATAATCAATTGATTGTTAAACAGGTAAGTCTTAAGAACGTAAATATATTGAAGGCAACGTTGTTAGAACAATTGGGTGAAGCACAATTGAAAAACGAAGATAGTTCTTTATTAATTTATCGATCTGATAAGTTTGATTTTAAGTTTGCTTCTAATGGTTCAACAATTGAGCAAATATTCATCTCTGATATGTTAAAATAA
- a CDS encoding ABC transporter permease — protein sequence MNSMIMVLKEQVNSLYLIQRLSIYQVKSANNNNYLGLVWEVLNPLIQISIYWFVFGFGIRGGQGVNGVPFVYWLSAGLVVWFFVQPAMLQASKSIYTRLNMISKMSFPMSVIPSFVIMSNLYQHLILIGIVTILFLVTGQGISIHYIQLVYYMFATLMLIFSLSLITSTLATIVRDVQMIVQSIMRMLLYLTPILWTPEKLPSFLQKIMQLNPFCYIVDGYRASLLGTSWFYQDLNYTLYFWSFVLVTLLIGATLHVKFRKHFADYL from the coding sequence ATGAACTCAATGATTATGGTATTAAAAGAACAGGTAAACAGTCTATATTTAATTCAACGTTTATCTATTTATCAAGTAAAAAGTGCAAATAATAATAATTATTTAGGACTTGTGTGGGAAGTTTTGAATCCTCTCATACAGATAAGTATTTATTGGTTTGTATTCGGCTTTGGGATTCGGGGTGGTCAAGGAGTAAATGGAGTACCATTTGTTTATTGGTTATCTGCAGGGCTTGTTGTATGGTTTTTTGTACAACCAGCAATGCTACAAGCATCTAAGTCTATTTATACAAGGTTAAACATGATTTCGAAGATGAGTTTTCCAATGAGTGTTATCCCAAGCTTTGTAATTATGTCTAATCTTTATCAGCATTTGATACTTATCGGTATTGTGACAATTTTATTTTTAGTAACGGGTCAAGGTATTTCTATTCATTATATTCAGCTTGTTTATTATATGTTTGCTACCCTTATGTTAATATTTTCACTCTCCTTAATTACGTCAACGTTAGCAACAATTGTGAGAGATGTTCAAATGATTGTTCAATCAATTATGCGAATGTTGCTATACTTAACGCCTATATTATGGACACCTGAAAAATTACCATCGTTTCTTCAAAAAATTATGCAGTTAAATCCATTTTGCTATATTGTAGATGGATATCGTGCTTCTTTACTAGGAACAAGCTGGTTTTATCAAGATCTAAATTATACATTATATTTTTGGTCGTTTGTCCTTGTTACGTTGTTAATTGGTGCAACGCTACATGTGAAATTTAGAAAGCACTTTGCAGATTATCTATGA
- a CDS encoding CDP-glycerol glycerophosphotransferase family protein, producing MGFIRRIKNHRIVKKLCKAVFLFCSCLPPKRKLILFESYSGKQYSCNPRAMYEYMLQNDMDFQMVWSVNKNYTAQFDKENIPYVKRFSIRWFILLARAQYWITNSRMPLWLPKPRHTIYIQTWHGTPLKKLAGDMKEVHMPGTTTEKYKDNFHREAQNWDYLLSPNVYSTEIFKRAFQFQKTVVEAGYPRNDFLYVNNNSKAIDTLKKQNGLPIDKKIILYAPTWRDDQFYSKGRYKLDLQLDLNLLQKQLGSDYIILLRMHYLVAEQFDLEPYKGFVYDFSKHVDINELYLLSDLLITDYSSVFFDYANLKRPIIFYTYDIDSYRDKLRGFYFDLETEAPGPVVMNTEEVLEEILRFETLGLGEFAGKYNTFYNNYCYLEDGFASKRVVEKIFFGEAQ from the coding sequence ATGGGATTTATAAGAAGAATAAAAAATCACCGTATTGTAAAAAAACTATGTAAGGCAGTATTTCTTTTCTGTAGTTGTTTGCCTCCAAAAAGGAAGTTAATTTTATTTGAGAGTTATTCCGGAAAACAATATAGTTGTAATCCACGAGCTATGTATGAATACATGTTACAAAATGACATGGACTTTCAAATGGTTTGGAGTGTAAATAAAAATTACACAGCGCAGTTTGATAAAGAAAATATCCCATATGTAAAAAGATTTTCAATTCGTTGGTTTATTTTATTGGCACGTGCGCAGTATTGGATAACAAATAGTAGAATGCCACTTTGGCTTCCTAAGCCAAGGCATACTATTTATATACAAACTTGGCACGGTACACCTCTTAAGAAATTAGCGGGTGATATGAAAGAAGTTCATATGCCAGGTACAACAACTGAAAAGTATAAGGACAACTTTCATCGTGAAGCACAAAACTGGGATTATTTACTTTCCCCTAATGTATATTCGACTGAAATATTTAAGAGGGCTTTTCAATTTCAAAAAACTGTTGTTGAAGCAGGATATCCTCGTAACGATTTCTTATATGTAAATAATAATTCTAAGGCAATCGATACATTAAAGAAACAGAATGGATTACCTATAGATAAAAAAATTATTTTATATGCCCCAACGTGGCGAGACGATCAGTTTTATAGTAAAGGTCGATATAAATTAGATTTACAATTAGATTTAAATCTTTTGCAGAAACAATTAGGTTCAGATTATATCATTTTGTTACGCATGCACTACTTAGTTGCAGAACAGTTTGATTTAGAACCGTATAAAGGGTTTGTGTATGATTTCTCTAAGCATGTCGATATAAATGAGCTGTATTTACTATCTGACTTGTTAATTACAGATTACTCTTCAGTCTTTTTTGACTATGCGAATTTGAAACGACCAATCATTTTCTACACGTATGATATTGACTCGTATCGTGATAAGTTAAGAGGTTTTTATTTTGACTTAGAGACAGAAGCTCCTGGTCCAGTTGTGATGAATACGGAAGAAGTGCTTGAGGAAATATTAAGATTCGAAACTCTAGGTTTAGGTGAATTTGCAGGGAAATATAATACCTTCTATAATAATTATTGTTATTTAGAAGATGGTTTTGCTTCTAAACGAGTAGTAGAGAAAATATTCTTCGGAGAGGCACAGTAA
- a CDS encoding NAD(P)H-dependent glycerol-3-phosphate dehydrogenase yields MKQITVIGAGSWGTALSMVLADNGHEVRIWGNKAEQIHEINEKHTNEAYLPGIQLSKTIKGYESLEEVMDGIDTVLLVVPTKAIRSVIQQLKEVVKQPITIIHASKGIEPGSFKRISEMIEEEMPKELIESVVVLSGPSHAEEVSLRHPTTVTAASYHLQAAEKTQKLFMNTNFRVYTNRDVIGVELGGALKNIIALGAGISDGLGYGDNAKAALISRGLTEITRLGCEMGANPLTFAGLTGVGDLIVTCTSVHSRNWRAGNLLGKGHNLEEVLGNMGMVVEGVRTAEAAYHLAEKMSIEMPITIAIYNVLFNGKNAKEEVDALMGRTGKGEVSR; encoded by the coding sequence TTGAAACAGATTACAGTCATAGGTGCAGGAAGCTGGGGAACAGCGTTATCTATGGTTCTTGCGGATAACGGACATGAAGTAAGGATTTGGGGGAATAAGGCGGAACAAATCCATGAAATTAATGAGAAGCATACGAATGAAGCATATTTACCGGGGATTCAACTTTCTAAAACAATAAAAGGATACGAGTCTCTAGAGGAAGTAATGGATGGGATAGATACGGTACTATTAGTTGTTCCAACGAAAGCGATTCGTAGTGTAATACAACAACTAAAGGAAGTTGTAAAACAACCGATAACAATTATCCATGCAAGTAAAGGAATTGAACCAGGATCATTTAAACGTATCTCAGAAATGATTGAAGAAGAGATGCCGAAAGAGTTAATAGAAAGTGTTGTTGTTCTTTCAGGGCCAAGCCATGCAGAAGAGGTAAGTCTTCGTCATCCTACTACTGTAACTGCTGCGTCATATCATCTACAGGCTGCAGAAAAAACACAAAAGCTATTTATGAATACAAATTTCCGTGTTTATACAAATCGAGATGTGATTGGTGTTGAATTAGGCGGGGCACTAAAGAATATTATTGCCCTTGGCGCAGGAATCTCAGATGGTCTTGGTTACGGAGATAACGCAAAAGCAGCGTTAATTTCCAGGGGACTAACGGAAATTACACGATTAGGGTGTGAGATGGGAGCAAATCCGCTTACTTTTGCGGGATTAACAGGTGTCGGTGATTTAATTGTGACTTGTACAAGTGTTCATAGTCGAAATTGGCGAGCTGGAAATTTACTTGGTAAGGGTCATAATTTAGAAGAAGTATTAGGGAATATGGGCATGGTGGTAGAAGGTGTTCGTACAGCTGAGGCAGCATATCATTTAGCTGAAAAAATGAGTATTGAAATGCCGATTACGATTGCGATATATAATGTTTTATTTAATGGAAAAAATGCAAAAGAAGAGGTAGACGCATTAATGGGAAGAACGGGAAAAGGCGAGGTTTCGCGTTAA
- a CDS encoding bifunctional glycosyltransferase/CDP-glycerol:glycerophosphate glycerophosphotransferase produces the protein MVLPKLSIVVPIYNVEGYLEECLDSLLEQAYNNYEVIMVDDGSQDNSSDIMFQYADKYENFHAFKKSNGGLGKARNFGYEFITGDYVTFVDSDDIIPTGSYKAMMNTVLQTGSDFIIGNVIRFNSTKEFPSVLHKKVFSENKLKTHITESPELLYDTTAWNKIYKVSFWEEHEFQFPEGMLYEDIPVTIPAHFKAKSVDVLTSIVYKWRARDAGDQSITQQRTDINNLTDRLKALGMVDQHFSENNIDGLVKEEKDFKYLSIDLLVYLNQLDRADEEYIDTYFKSVSEYLKNVDMSVFKRLKVIDRLKYQLVQNNEKQKLLQLLEFQKTELKNSKPIKKNDVYVADYPYIDQLPMELRILEEEFETVKRVESASWNGNCLEVKGYAYIKNLNVKRKSDAEISVFISDEQGSIRIPVKDVTIHKRTDITAKMGIAISSKIPLKRAFNYNWSGFEIKINFDDIIKSYELTNDKYYIFYSIKNDGVERTVRLGQPVAGLKTKPKYRVFDGNIIYPKYNAAWDIRLEVNQTKSTVKKIYRNKKHLIFEGNTLFSFENSKLLLINYELRKSIIKPLQKTDNTNAFMAKIEVSKLSKVKDRGEWFGHIVENGEKNPLTLMPIQFNEISSIGVNEVEIDHSSAGNLLVRLDKFFPKVETLKIVNNRVELSIKVANNFYLGIDRENIEHNLMIEKMNGQEQINMKMSKSEINKGHTLLYFEFPLYKDKVSMFESGRWQLKLKTTGQKNLESRIEFKKENMDSVRTIFQDYKYVIYRSKNTNLLTLRVEPEWKWIERGPRRQEVIRKVLYPLMRLLPLKKKDVVFESYWGKNFECNPRAVYEYIDEYKKDYKTVWFLRDHHTNVPGNAETVRINSLKYYYHLATAKHFVNNVNFPDFYEKRKNVTEIQTMHGTPLKTLGLDAPGEVVGEVQKEKFLRRCHRWDYLSVPSDYVSDIAKSAYDFNNKFLKVGYPRNDKLFSDNNKESINKIKEKMGIPVDKKVIVYVPTWRTKGKFRMPINLNQLKQNFGDEYIFIVKLHHFSKKGFSLSEYEGFAYDYSHYDDIRDMYLIADILITDYSSVMFDYSLLNKPMLFYTYDYDNYKNKLRGMYVDFEEEAPGPLIEDTETLVKEIQDIATFSKKYQERIIRFQEKYNQFDDGRASEKIVNELF, from the coding sequence ATGGTTTTACCTAAATTAAGTATAGTAGTACCTATTTACAACGTAGAAGGTTATTTAGAAGAGTGCCTTGATTCACTATTGGAGCAAGCATATAACAATTATGAAGTAATTATGGTTGATGATGGTTCACAAGATAATAGCTCTGATATTATGTTTCAGTATGCTGATAAGTATGAAAACTTTCATGCGTTTAAAAAATCTAATGGTGGCCTAGGGAAAGCTAGAAACTTCGGGTATGAATTTATTACAGGGGATTATGTTACATTTGTTGATTCAGATGACATTATTCCTACGGGCTCATATAAAGCCATGATGAATACAGTTTTACAAACTGGTTCGGATTTTATCATAGGAAATGTTATAAGATTCAACTCTACAAAAGAATTTCCATCTGTATTACATAAAAAAGTATTTAGTGAAAATAAGCTAAAAACACATATTACTGAGTCGCCAGAATTACTGTACGATACAACTGCATGGAACAAAATCTATAAAGTTAGTTTCTGGGAAGAACATGAATTTCAATTTCCAGAAGGAATGTTATATGAGGATATTCCGGTAACAATTCCAGCGCATTTTAAAGCAAAAAGTGTAGATGTATTAACAAGTATTGTATATAAATGGAGAGCGCGGGATGCTGGTGATCAATCTATTACACAGCAAAGAACAGATATTAATAATTTAACAGATCGTTTGAAAGCCTTAGGAATGGTAGATCAACATTTTAGTGAAAATAATATTGATGGACTAGTAAAGGAAGAAAAAGATTTTAAATATCTTAGTATTGATTTACTAGTATACCTTAACCAACTTGATAGAGCTGATGAAGAGTATATAGACACGTATTTTAAGAGTGTATCGGAGTATCTGAAAAATGTAGATATGTCAGTTTTTAAGAGATTAAAAGTTATTGATCGGTTAAAGTATCAGCTGGTGCAAAATAATGAGAAACAAAAGTTATTACAGTTATTAGAGTTTCAAAAAACTGAATTGAAAAATTCTAAACCAATTAAAAAGAATGATGTTTATGTTGCCGATTACCCGTATATTGATCAATTACCAATGGAATTAAGAATATTGGAGGAAGAATTTGAGACAGTTAAAAGAGTAGAAAGTGCAAGTTGGAACGGAAATTGTCTAGAGGTTAAAGGTTATGCTTATATCAAAAATTTAAATGTGAAAAGAAAATCTGATGCTGAGATCAGTGTCTTCATTAGTGATGAGCAAGGCTCGATTAGAATTCCGGTGAAAGATGTAACAATTCATAAACGAACAGACATTACAGCCAAAATGGGTATAGCTATAAGTTCAAAGATTCCTTTAAAAAGAGCATTTAACTACAACTGGTCAGGATTTGAAATTAAAATCAACTTTGATGATATTATAAAATCTTACGAGTTAACAAATGATAAATATTATATTTTCTATTCTATTAAAAACGATGGAGTTGAGAGAACAGTTAGATTAGGACAACCAGTTGCTGGTTTAAAAACAAAGCCTAAGTACAGGGTTTTTGATGGGAATATTATTTATCCAAAGTATAATGCTGCATGGGATATTCGCTTAGAAGTGAATCAAACAAAATCGACAGTGAAAAAAATATATAGAAATAAGAAGCATTTAATCTTTGAAGGAAATACTTTATTCTCATTTGAAAACTCAAAGCTATTACTTATTAATTATGAGCTAAGAAAGTCTATTATAAAACCTTTACAAAAAACAGATAATACAAATGCATTTATGGCAAAAATAGAGGTATCTAAGTTAAGCAAGGTAAAAGACCGTGGGGAATGGTTTGGACATATTGTTGAAAATGGAGAGAAAAATCCTTTAACTCTTATGCCAATTCAATTCAATGAAATTAGTAGTATTGGTGTAAATGAAGTAGAAATTGATCACAGCTCAGCAGGGAACTTGCTAGTTAGACTGGATAAATTCTTCCCTAAAGTAGAAACATTAAAAATTGTTAATAACAGAGTTGAGCTGAGCATTAAAGTTGCAAACAATTTTTATCTTGGCATTGACAGGGAAAATATTGAACACAATTTAATGATTGAAAAAATGAATGGACAAGAACAGATAAATATGAAAATGAGTAAGTCTGAAATCAATAAGGGACATACACTTTTATATTTTGAATTTCCATTATATAAAGACAAGGTATCTATGTTTGAAAGTGGACGTTGGCAGTTAAAGTTAAAGACAACTGGACAAAAGAATTTAGAAAGTAGAATAGAATTTAAGAAAGAAAATATGGATAGTGTTCGAACAATTTTTCAAGATTATAAATATGTAATTTACCGTTCAAAGAATACTAATCTTTTAACATTGAGAGTGGAACCTGAGTGGAAGTGGATTGAAAGGGGTCCAAGAAGGCAAGAGGTAATTAGAAAAGTGCTATATCCTTTAATGAGATTATTACCTTTGAAAAAGAAAGATGTAGTATTTGAATCTTATTGGGGCAAAAATTTCGAATGTAATCCAAGAGCTGTCTATGAGTATATTGATGAATATAAAAAAGACTACAAAACAGTTTGGTTTTTAAGAGATCATCATACAAATGTACCAGGAAACGCAGAAACAGTTAGAATTAATTCGTTAAAGTATTATTATCATTTGGCAACAGCTAAACATTTTGTAAACAATGTAAACTTCCCTGATTTTTATGAAAAGCGTAAAAATGTAACTGAAATTCAGACGATGCATGGAACACCGTTAAAAACTTTAGGTTTAGATGCACCAGGAGAAGTCGTTGGTGAAGTTCAGAAGGAGAAGTTTTTAAGAAGATGTCACCGTTGGGATTATTTATCAGTTCCAAGTGATTATGTTTCTGATATTGCCAAAAGCGCATATGATTTCAATAATAAGTTTTTAAAAGTTGGTTATCCGAGAAATGATAAATTATTTAGCGATAATAATAAAGAGAGTATTAATAAAATCAAAGAAAAGATGGGTATACCTGTAGATAAAAAAGTGATTGTTTACGTTCCAACATGGAGAACAAAGGGTAAATTTAGAATGCCTATAAATCTGAATCAACTAAAACAAAATTTTGGTGATGAGTATATATTTATTGTTAAGCTACATCATTTTTCGAAAAAAGGATTCTCATTAAGTGAGTACGAAGGTTTTGCTTACGATTATAGTCATTATGATGATATTCGAGATATGTATTTAATAGCTGATATTTTGATTACTGACTATTCATCAGTTATGTTTGATTATTCATTATTAAATAAACCAATGCTATTTTACACGTACGATTATGATAATTATAAAAATAAATTACGAGGTATGTATGTTGACTTTGAAGAAGAGGCACCAGGTCCACTTATCGAAGATACAGAGACACTTGTAAAAGAAATTCAGGATATTGCTACATTCTCAAAAAAGTATCAAGAGAGAATCATACGTTTTCAAGAAAAATATAATCAATTTGATGATGGAAGAGCATCTGAAAAAATTGTTAACGAATTGTTTTAA
- a CDS encoding CDP-glycerol glycerophosphotransferase family protein, whose translation MIREISVEIYLILFKILHSIMKIFPVKRKVTFIMSYGENLIFIYDEMKRKKIDCEVIFLYKSTCKYEVDSYSNVKSFKFETKNILHTIKSIYHLSTSQYVIIDNYFGSLAKVKFKKGVQCIQIWHAAGAIKKFGLLAPSFNKRSLRAQKRFLDVYRNFHKIVVGSDALASIYKDAFGLSDDRILKTGIPRTDLFFYEQRKREIKDNILLINPTLKSKKIILYAPTFRDKELLDFDLHLDMEAMYKALKDEYIVLIKLHPAVRNKLEYKDKYTGFLYDYSLYPNINDLFLVTDILVTDYSSVPFEFCLLNKPMVFFSYDLKKYTKKRGIIGDYTTTVPGSIVYNTSELIQVIKSNSFDMEVLKGFKLKWNKYSQGNSSEKLVNYLFNREV comes from the coding sequence ATGATTAGAGAAATTAGCGTAGAAATATATCTTATTTTATTTAAAATTTTACATAGCATCATGAAAATTTTCCCAGTAAAAAGAAAAGTAACTTTCATTATGTCTTATGGAGAAAATCTCATTTTTATTTATGATGAAATGAAACGGAAAAAAATTGATTGTGAGGTAATTTTCTTATATAAATCTACATGTAAATATGAAGTGGATAGCTACTCGAATGTGAAGTCTTTTAAATTTGAAACGAAAAATATCCTTCATACAATTAAATCAATCTATCATTTGTCTACTTCCCAATATGTTATTATTGATAATTATTTCGGATCATTAGCGAAAGTTAAATTTAAAAAGGGGGTGCAATGTATTCAAATTTGGCACGCAGCAGGTGCTATAAAAAAATTTGGATTGTTGGCACCTTCTTTTAATAAAAGGAGCCTACGAGCTCAAAAGCGCTTTCTTGATGTTTATAGAAATTTTCATAAGATTGTTGTAGGTTCGGATGCTCTTGCAAGCATTTATAAGGATGCTTTTGGGTTATCGGACGACAGGATATTAAAAACAGGTATTCCGAGAACCGATTTGTTTTTTTATGAACAGCGCAAGAGAGAAATTAAAGACAATATTCTATTAATAAATCCGACTTTAAAAAGTAAGAAGATCATTTTATATGCTCCAACCTTTAGAGATAAAGAGTTATTAGATTTTGATTTGCATTTGGATATGGAAGCTATGTATAAAGCACTAAAAGATGAGTATATCGTTTTAATCAAGCTCCATCCGGCAGTAAGAAATAAGTTGGAGTATAAGGATAAGTATACAGGATTTTTATATGATTATTCGCTGTATCCCAATATAAATGATCTATTTTTAGTAACAGATATTTTGGTAACAGATTATTCATCTGTTCCTTTTGAGTTCTGTCTTTTAAATAAGCCAATGGTCTTTTTCTCATATGATTTGAAGAAGTATACGAAAAAAAGAGGAATTATTGGAGATTACACAACCACTGTTCCAGGATCAATTGTGTACAATACCAGTGAATTAATCCAGGTTATTAAAAGCAATTCGTTTGATATGGAAGTCTTAAAAGGTTTTAAGTTGAAGTGGAATAAATATTCTCAAGGGAATTCAAGTGAAAAATTAGTTAACTATTTATTTAATCGTGAAGTGTAA
- the tagD gene encoding glycerol-3-phosphate cytidylyltransferase, whose amino-acid sequence MKKVITYGTFDLLHWGHINLLKRAKDLGDYLIVAVSSDEFNKLKNKKSYHSYENRKMILEAVRYVDEVIPEHNWEQKAKDVVNHDVDIFVMGDDWEGEFDELDEYCEVVYLPRTAGISTTKIKKELVQVAR is encoded by the coding sequence ATGAAAAAGGTTATTACATATGGAACTTTCGATTTATTGCACTGGGGACATATTAACTTATTGAAGAGAGCGAAAGATTTAGGAGATTATTTAATTGTCGCCGTTTCTTCAGATGAATTTAACAAATTAAAAAATAAAAAATCTTATCATAGCTATGAGAATCGTAAAATGATTCTAGAAGCGGTTCGGTATGTGGATGAAGTAATTCCTGAACATAATTGGGAGCAGAAAGCAAAAGATGTTGTTAATCATGATGTAGATATTTTTGTTATGGGTGATGATTGGGAAGGGGAATTTGATGAATTAGATGAATACTGTGAAGTTGTATATTTACCACGTACAGCTGGAATTTCTACTACAAAAATAAAAAAGGAACTAGTGCAAGTTGCTAGATAA
- a CDS encoding rod shape-determining protein — MFARDIGIDLGTANVLIHVKGKGIVLNEPSVVAIDRNTGRVLAVGEEARSMVGRTPGNIVAIRPLKDGVIADFEITEAMLKHFINKLDVKSFFSKPRILICCPTNITSVEQKAIREAAERSGGKTVFLEEEPKVAAVGAGMEIFQPSGNMVVDIGGGTTDIAVLSMGDIVTSSSIKMAGDKFDMEILNYIKRKYKLLIGERTSEDIKIKVGTVFPGARSEELEIRGRDMVTGLPRTITVCSEEVTEALKENAAVIVQAAKGVLERTPPELSADIIDRGVILTGGGALLHGIDMLLAEELKVPVLIAENPMHCVAVGTGIMLENIDKLPRRMLK; from the coding sequence ATGTTTGCGAGAGATATCGGAATTGACCTAGGCACAGCTAACGTATTAATTCATGTAAAGGGTAAAGGGATCGTTTTAAACGAACCGTCTGTTGTAGCAATTGATCGCAATACTGGAAGAGTATTAGCGGTAGGTGAAGAAGCAAGAAGTATGGTAGGACGTACACCTGGTAATATTGTAGCGATTCGTCCGCTTAAAGATGGTGTAATTGCAGATTTCGAAATTACAGAAGCAATGTTAAAGCATTTTATTAACAAGCTGGACGTGAAGAGCTTCTTTTCAAAACCTCGCATTTTAATTTGTTGTCCAACAAACATTACATCTGTAGAACAAAAAGCAATTCGTGAAGCTGCTGAACGCTCAGGTGGTAAAACAGTATTCTTAGAAGAAGAACCAAAAGTAGCTGCTGTTGGTGCCGGTATGGAAATCTTCCAACCGAGCGGAAATATGGTTGTTGATATCGGTGGAGGTACAACAGATATTGCCGTGCTTTCAATGGGTGATATTGTTACCTCCTCCTCTATCAAAATGGCTGGCGACAAGTTTGATATGGAGATCTTAAACTATATTAAACGTAAGTATAAGCTATTAATCGGAGAACGCACATCAGAAGATATTAAAATTAAAGTCGGTACAGTATTCCCAGGTGCACGTAGTGAAGAACTTGAAATTCGCGGACGTGACATGGTAACGGGCTTACCACGTACAATCACAGTATGTTCAGAAGAGGTTACAGAAGCATTAAAAGAAAATGCGGCTGTCATTGTACAAGCTGCAAAAGGTGTATTAGAGCGTACACCACCAGAACTATCTGCAGACATCATTGACCGCGGTGTGATCTTAACGGGCGGAGGCGCATTATTACATGGTATCGACATGCTTCTAGCAGAAGAATTAAAAGTACCAGTACTAATCGCTGAAAACCCAATGCACTGTGTTGCTGTTGGTACAGGCATTATGTTAGAGAATATTGATAAATTGCCACGTCGTATGTTGAAATAG